The following nucleotide sequence is from Methylocella sp..
CTCCGTGAAGATGCCCTGCGAATCAAAGCTCTCGATGTAGCGGAAGATCGGCACGTCAGTCGGACGCTTTAGGATATAGTTGAAGACGCCCGCTGGCGTTTGAGGCCCGTATAACGCGCCGGCGAGACCGCCCAGGACCTCGACGCTTTGGAGGTTTTCCGCGGCGATCGCTGTCGTGCCGATGATGTTGAGGCCGTCCATCCGGGTGTTCTGAACGACCGTCCCCTGGAAGCCGCGGCACTGTGGCCGCGAGATGTCAAAACCTTGCTGATCTCGGATCTCTACGCAGGGGAGATATTTTAGGATGTCGTTGACCTGCTGCGCCTGCTGGTTGACGATCACGTCCTCCGGCACGACCGTGATCGACTCGGGCGTATCGAGGATGCTGCGGTTGCCGAGCGGGCCGAAATTTGCCTTCTCCGTATGGGTCTGCGCCTCTGAGGCATAAGCAGGGGGCGCGGAGGGCGCCGCCTGGGGCGCGCCGCCGCTGACGTTGACCGGCGCCAGTGGGACCACTCCAGCATCCGCCTGCTGCGCCTGCGCCAGATCGCTCGCGAACAACAAGGCGCCGAAGGCCGCGCTGACGCGTAAAGCTATTTTCTGCGGTCTCCCACTCCTGTAAATAGAGTAGATTCGGCGGCCTACCCCGGTCTGACCAATCGCCTTATCGTAATTCAGTGGAACTTTCGTGGGCATGACATATCTCGCAATCTTTTATATAGCTCCACCATAGCGTGTTCGCTTAAGATGCAATATGAAAAAACGCTTGGTGGGGCCATCTTCAAAGAATCCTGTCGACCAGCCGGCTGCCGAGCAAAAGCGAACGCTGGGCGCTCAGATCGCGCGCGCGCGAATATGAATTTCTCGGAGACTGTTGCAAATTTACCCGGTTTTTTTGGCATCAATATGCGGGCCCGCGAAACGCGCCGGCGTCTTGAGGTCCAGGCCTTTTTTGGCAGGCTCGGCATGTTTGCGGCATATGCCCGCGTCCAGCACGCAGACGCGGGAGAAGTTCGGATGGGAACCGACTAGACCTGGGTTGATCGCCGATCTCGAACAACTGCGCGTGTCCGATAGCAGACGTTCGAATCCGAAGCGCGGAAGATCACACCGAAGGTCGTGGTCTTGGGCAAGCCAAGGCGTAAATGGCCACGATCGCCGCAGCGAAGCCTGAAGCCGCGCCGACGCCAAGCGCCCAGCGTGGCCCGCAATGGTTGGCCACCCAGCCGACAATCGGCGCGCCGATCGGCGTGCCTCCGAGCGCGATGCCGACGCGGAGCGCCATCACCCGCCCGCGCATGGCCGGCTCGGTCGAAAGCTGCATCAGGCTGTTTGTCGTATTGGTGAAGGTGAGCGCCGCCGCGCCGATGACGACGAGCGCGGCGGCGAAGAACCAGTAGCCCGGCGCGATGGCGGCCAGCGTGCAGCCGAGCCCGAAGACTGCGGCGCCGGTCAGCAACAACGGGAACCGGGGCTTCTCACGGCGAGCGCCCAGAAGCGCGCCCGCCACCGTGCCGATCGCCATTATCGACGACAAAAGGCCGTATCCGCGGGCGTCTGTGTGGAAGACGCCGACGGCCATGGTCAAGATGAAAATTGGGAAGTTCAGGCCGAAGGTCCCGATCAGGAACAGCATAACCAGGATTACTTTGAGATCAGGGCGACCCCAGACATAGCGGAACCCCTCGGTGAAGCTGCCCCTGGCCCGGTGCGCCCTGGCATTCGGACGAAGCTCGGCGCCGCGCAGAAACGCAAGGGAGATCAGCACCGCGACGAAGGAGGCGCCATTGATCAAGAAGGCCCAGCCGGCGCCGATCGCGGCGATGACCACGCCGGAGACGGCTGGCCCGATCATCCGTGCAGCATTGAACGAGGTGGAGTTGAGCGCCACCGCGTTGTGCAAGTCTTCATCGCCGACCAGTTCCGCGACGAAGGTCTGACGCACCGGCGCATCGAACGCCACCGCGCTGCCGAACAGGAAGGCGAAGATGTAGACGTGCCAAAGCTGGACGACGCCGGCGACGGTGAGAAGCCCCAGCATCAGCGCGAGCGCGCCCATGGTCGCCTGGGTGGCGATCAGAAGCTTGCGCTGATTGAAGTGGTCGGCTGCGAACCCTGTCCAGGGCAGCAGGAGGAGCTGCGGTCCGAATTGCAGCGCCATGACCAAGCCAACGGCGGAAGCGTCGTGATGTGTAAGCTGGGTCAGCACCAACCAATCCTGGGCCGTCCGCTGCACCCAGGTGCCGACATTGGAGACGAAGGCGCCGACGACCCAGACTCGATAATTGAACCCTCGCAGAGACCGAAAGACACGCGCAAAGGGAGCCTTCATGGATGCTCCGGCTGATTGCCGCCGTGGAAGCGGCCAAAGTGCCGAGCGGAAAAAAGTGCGATCAGAAGCGCACCAGCGCCGCATGCAAGTACGTCGCCTGTGTTCCTTAATTCAAAATCGCCGATGCGGCAGACGAGGACATAGCCGACGACGATATTGAAAAAGCCCCAGAGCACATTGACGGTCGACGACGAGAGTCCCTGACCCGGCGGCTTGGCGAACGGGCTCTGAAACGGCCTGCCCATCATGCCGCTGAAGAGATGGGGAATAGCGTTCGCCAGGAAGGCGCCGCCGAAGAAGTAAGACAGGAGCGAAAGCCAGGGCATCTCAGGCGCTCCTCGAGAGTAGGAGATCGATGATTTCTCGGCTCGAGCCCGTCTCGCCCAGCCGCGGAAAGATGTTTCTGATGCTATAATCGTGGGCCTCTGGACGTACGTCGGTAATGGCGTCGAGGGCGAGAGTGACATTGAAACCCGCCTCATAGGCTTGGCGCGCCGTCGCCTCGACGCCGGTTCCCGTCGAAACGCCCGCGATCACCACCTGGGTGACGTCCCGCGCTTTCAACAGAGCTTCGAGATCCGTGCTGGCGAAGGCGCCCCAGGTCCCCTTCGTCACCACAATGTCCCTGGGTTGTTGATTCAGCTCCGGGGTGAGGTCGGTCCACCCTTCCGGACGGGGACTCGTTTGACGAGGCTGTTCCGTCCGGCCTGGGGCGCCGCCGGCGACGTTGACGAGCGCCACCGGCAGGTCGCGCTCGCGGAAAGCGTCGGCGAGCGCCCGAGCCCGCGCGATGATGTCGCCAATCGGGTGGATAGCGGGAAGACCGATGATGCCCTTCTGCAGGTCGACGATAATCAGGGCGGTATTCGGATCGAGCGTGGTCAGCGCCATGGATTCTCCTCTCGAAATTTAAGATGGGTTCGATCGGGCGTGAGCCTCACAAACTTCCGTTAATCGTCGACGAGCCGCTTGAGCAGCTCCACGGCCTCCGCAAGCGTGTCCTGTTCATCCGGCGACAGACGCTCCTGGAGAGTACGGGTCAGCCAGTCCTGGCGCGCCGCGCGCCCTTCCTCGACCCATTTGCGACAGGCGTCCGTGAGCGAAAGGAGGGTCTGCCGCCCATCCGCTGGGTCTGGCGCTCCGCTTACCAGGCCAGCGCTCTCCAGCGCGGCGATGACCGGAGCTATCGACTGCGGCCGCATCCCCTCGGCTCGAGCGAGGTTCGACGCCGTGGCGGGGCCGTCCTTCTCCAGACGAAGCAGCACCGACGCTTGGGAAGGCGTCAGGTCCCCGACATGCGCCTGTTCGCGCAGCCGGCGCTTCAGCTTGCCGAGCAAAGCGCGGAGGTCTTGCGCCAAGGTTGAGGCGCGCATGACGTGCTGGTCGTCCCGTGCAGTGGCCATGCCGAACGGCCTATCATATCGACAGGTAATCTGTAAAGTCTATCTGCGGACTTGAGGCCGCGCCGCATCGTCACCTGCACATAGGCCATCGAGGCGCGCGACGGCCGCCGGCTTCGTCCTCGTCCGACAGCGTCCCGGCAGCGCCAAGGGCGTGATATTCATCACGCTCAAGTACAAAGGCGGCATCGCCAATCTGTTGGTCTGGACCAAGGTGTTCGAGCAATGCCGCCGAGTCGTGCTTTCGGGCGGCATGATCGCCGTGCGTGGCTGCATCCAGCGGCTCGCGCTCACGCGCATAGCTATTCTTGCGACTCCGCCTTTCGCGCGGTGCGACGCAATTGACGTGGCGGGTAGCCAAGAATTCGAATGAAGCTCTGACGCATGCGTTCAGAGTCTGCGAACCCCACGGCCAGCGCTATTGCCTCGATCGTCTCTTGGCCATCCTCTACGCGCGGACGCGCAGTTTCTACTCTCAAGCGCTCGACCGCCTTTGCGGGCGTCATTCCCGTGCCAGCAACAAAAGCGCGGCTAAATTGCCGGACGCTTAGGTTACCCACTTCGGCTAATTGCTCGACTGACACGGTTCGGACAAATGTTCGCGCGCGAAGATGAGCGCCGTTCGGATTCGATCCGATCCAGGATCAAGTTCGAGAAGTGACGAGTACTGCGTCTGGCCGCCAGGGCGCCGATAATACACCACAAGCAACCGAGCTACGGCGCGGGATCTCTCTCGGCCGAGATCCTCCTCAATCATTGCCAGCGCCATATCTATGCCTGCCGTCATACCGGCCGACGTCCAAATGCCGCCTTCATTGAGGAAGATTCGATCGCCCTCGACCCGCACCGCTGGATACATTGCCTGCAGTCTAGGCTCAGGACCTATTAAATTTGCCTGAGATGTGATTCCTGGTCTCCGCATGGGGAGGCTGGGATGAGTGATTTGTTTTTGTTGGGCGAGCGGCAGATGGCGCGGCTTGCGCCGCATTTTCCTCTGTCGCATGGCGTTCCGCGGGTTGACGACCGTCGGGTGGTCAGCGGAATCGTCTATGTGATCCGCAACGGCCTGCAATGGAAAGATGCGCCCAAGGATTACGGGCCGCACAAGACGCTTTACAATCGCTTCATCCGCTGGAGCCGGCTCGGCGTCTTCGACCGCATATTCGCCGCGCTCGCTGGCGAAGGTCCAAAGCCCGAGCGCATCATGATCGACGCCACGCATCTGAAGGCGCATCGCACAGCGGCGAGCCTGCTCAAAAAGGGGCTCTTCCCCGCCGTATCGGGCGCACGAAAGGCGGACTGAACTCGAAGCTCCACGTCGTTTGCGACGGCGCCGGCAAGCCCCTCGTCATGTTGCTCTCGGAGGGCCAGATGAGCGACCACAAGGGCGCGCGGCTGATGCTCAAGGCTTTACCGCCCGCTTCAATGTTGATCGCCGACAGGGGCTACGACAGCAACTGGTTCCGCGCCGCGCTGAAGGCCAGGGGCGTCGAGCCCTGCATCCCGCCAACCAGAAGCCGCAAGCTTCCCATTGCCTATGACAAGACGCTCTACCGCCAGCGTCACAAAATCGAGAACATGTTCGCCAAGCTCAAGGACTGGCGGCGCATCGCAACCCGCTATGATCGATGCGCCCACACCTTCTTCTCCGCCATCTGCATCGCAGCCGCCGTCCTCTTCTATCTCAATCAATGAGTCCTGAGCCTAGGGCCCAGACCCATAAAATGGTTGGCGTGAGAGGCGGGTTGTGATTCACAGCTTCCGAAAGGAAGCGACTATGAATCGGGATCAATTCTGGCTGACGGACGCGCAGTTCGCGAAGATCGCGCCGCATCTTCCCACGGACACGCGCGGCAAGGCGCGCGTCGATGATCGCCGGGTGATCAGCGGGATCATTCATGTGCTGAAATCTGGCGGACGCTGGATTGACGCGCCGCTGGAGTACGGGCCAAAGAAGACTCTCTACAATCGCTACGTTCGCTGGGCTGCTAAGGGCGTTTGGATCGATCTGTTCCACGCGCTTGCGCAAGCAGGCGGGCCGCCGGCGCAGGTCCTCATCGACTCCTCGGCGGTCAAGGCGCATCGCTCGGCCAGTGGCGGCAAAGGGGGGAGAAGAATCAGGCCATCGGCCGTTCGCGCGGCGGGCGCACAACCAAAATCCACGCATTGACCGATGCGGACTGCCGCCCGCTGTCTTTCATGCTCACCGGCGGCCAAATCGCCGATTGCTCGGCGGGCGCGGAGCTTATCGCGCGACTTCCTCCTTGCGAAATCCTCCATGGCGACAAGGGCTACGACGCAAATGCGATCCGTCGGCAGGTCGAGGAGCGCGGAGCTATGCCGAATATCCCGCCCAAGGCCAATCGCAGGTGGAAGAACTGCTTCTCGCCCTTCCTCTATCGAAACCGCAACGCCATCGAACGCATGTTCTGCCGCCTGAAAGACTTCAGGCGCGTGGCTACCCGCTACGACCGAAACGCATTAAACTTCCTCGCCACAGTCTGCATCGCCGCTACCGTTTGCTACTGGTTGTGAGTCTGGACCCTAGTGGCAAAACGCCAATGTGTCGTAGCGCGCCGGCCATCCAGGAGCCCGCTCGCTGCAAGCAGAAAAGCCCCCATGCAGACGCCGGCGGTACGGCGCGAGGCAGCCGCCGCGGCGCGAATGAAGTCGATCGTATCGGACGACGCCTTGCAATCTTTCATCCCGAGACCGCCGACGATGATGAACGTATCGATCCCGTCTGGAACGGAGACCTCACTCGTCACCTTAGCTCCCGAAGAACTCTCGACCTCGGCGCCGCGCGAAGCCTTTGTATGAAGGCGGGCATTTTGGAGTATGGAAGCGCGGCGTGATGCGTGACGGCGGCGACTGATCAGCGCCCTTTCGGAAGCCGTTCGCAGAAGCATACGACAGGTCCGACACAATCGAAGATCTGACGGACAAATCCTCGCGCAATCGCAGTTGCTTCCGCCTGAGGATCCAGCGCCTGACTGGTTCTATCGTCTTGTCGCCGCCGCTCCGCCGTTACAAGCGGATCTCGATTTACCCGCGGCGTTTCGCTCCGTCGGGACAATGACGCTCGAAGCCGATCCGCACAATGAGATCGCTGACGCTTGGAGCGATCTGCGCCTCACGCTTACGATCATGGCGGTTTTCTTCGGCATGGTGCTTGCGCTCGTCTTCTGGACAATCCGAAGTGCGCTGCGGCCCCTGCGCGATGTGTGCGACGCGTTCTCCGGGATCGGCGCAGGCGATTACGCCACGCGCATCGCGCCCATGCTCTATAAAGAACTTGAGCCGCTTCGCTATGGCTTCAACAGCATGGCGGCGCGGCTTGAAGAGATGGGCGCGCAAA
It contains:
- a CDS encoding MFS transporter; this translates as MKAPFARVFRSLRGFNYRVWVVGAFVSNVGTWVQRTAQDWLVLTQLTHHDASAVGLVMALQFGPQLLLLPWTGFAADHFNQRKLLIATQATMGALALMLGLLTVAGVVQLWHVYIFAFLFGSAVAFDAPVRQTFVAELVGDEDLHNAVALNSTSFNAARMIGPAVSGVVIAAIGAGWAFLINGASFVAVLISLAFLRGAELRPNARAHRARGSFTEGFRYVWGRPDLKVILVMLFLIGTFGLNFPIFILTMAVGVFHTDARGYGLLSSIMAIGTVAGALLGARREKPRFPLLLTGAAVFGLGCTLAAIAPGYWFFAAALVVIGAAALTFTNTTNSLMQLSTEPAMRGRVMALRVGIALGGTPIGAPIVGWVANHCGPRWALGVGAASGFAAAIVAIYALACPRPRPSV
- a CDS encoding isochorismatase family protein, coding for MALTTLDPNTALIIVDLQKGIIGLPAIHPIGDIIARARALADAFRERDLPVALVNVAGGAPGRTEQPRQTSPRPEGWTDLTPELNQQPRDIVVTKGTWGAFASTDLEALLKARDVTQVVIAGVSTGTGVEATARQAYEAGFNVTLALDAITDVRPEAHDYSIRNIFPRLGETGSSREIIDLLLSRSA
- a CDS encoding MarR family transcriptional regulator — encoded protein: MATARDDQHVMRASTLAQDLRALLGKLKRRLREQAHVGDLTPSQASVLLRLEKDGPATASNLARAEGMRPQSIAPVIAALESAGLVSGAPDPADGRQTLLSLTDACRKWVEEGRAARQDWLTRTLQERLSPDEQDTLAEAVELLKRLVDD
- a CDS encoding helix-turn-helix domain-containing protein, which produces MSVEQLAEVGNLSVRQFSRAFVAGTGMTPAKAVERLRVETARPRVEDGQETIEAIALAVGFADSERMRQSFIRILGYPPRQLRRTARKAESQE
- a CDS encoding IS5 family transposase — encoded protein: MERCAQGLRAAQDALQSLHPLEPARRLRPHIRRARWRRSKARAHHDRRHASEGASHSGEPAQKGALPRRIGRTKGGLNSKLHVVCDGAGKPLVMLLSEGQMSDHKGARLMLKALPPASMLIADRGYDSNWFRAALKARGVEPCIPPTRSRKLPIAYDKTLYRQRHKIENMFAKLKDWRRIATRYDRCAHTFFSAICIAAAVLFYLNQ
- a CDS encoding IS5 family transposase (programmed frameshift); its protein translation is MNRDQFWLTDAQFAKIAPHLPTDTRGKARVDDRRVISGIIHVLKSGGRWIDAPLEYGPKKTLYNRYVRWAAKGVWIDLFHALAQAGGPPAQVLIDSSAVKAHRSASGGKGGRRNQAIGRSRGGRTTKIHALTDADCRPLSFMLTGGQIADCSAGAELIARLPPCEILHGDKGYDANAIRRQVEERGAMPNIPPKANRRWKNCFSPFLYRNRNAIERMFCRLKDFRRVATRYDRNALNFLATVCIAATVCYWL
- a CDS encoding DJ-1/PfpI family protein, which gives rise to MLLRTASERALISRRRHASRRASILQNARLHTKASRGAEVESSSGAKVTSEVSVPDGIDTFIIVGGLGMKDCKASSDTIDFIRAAAAASRRTAGVCMGAFLLAASGLLDGRRATTHWRFATRVQTHNQ